In the Chlamydiales bacterium STE3 genome, one interval contains:
- a CDS encoding 50S ribosomal protein L9 (Product derived from UniProtKB/Swiss-Prot:Q6MAT5;Gene name derived from UniProtKB/Swiss-Prot:Q6MAT5), whose product MAKLLLIQDVEDLGRCGDLVNVKPGYARNFLIPQQLAILADKRTLKIQARLQEERQQKAAVDKSESEALAQKLEGATIEIQVKVDHEGHMYGSVNQADIIRLLQEQHSVELEKKNILLKHPIKEVGVSEIELKLKEGVRASVTLKTVPENTHGYSKA is encoded by the coding sequence ATGGCAAAATTACTTTTAATTCAAGACGTTGAAGATCTTGGACGCTGCGGCGATTTAGTTAACGTAAAGCCCGGCTATGCTCGGAACTTCTTGATTCCACAGCAATTGGCTATCTTAGCTGACAAAAGAACTTTAAAAATACAAGCAAGGTTGCAAGAAGAGCGTCAGCAAAAAGCAGCCGTTGATAAATCGGAATCTGAAGCATTGGCTCAAAAACTTGAAGGTGCAACCATTGAAATTCAAGTAAAAGTGGACCACGAAGGCCATATGTACGGTTCTGTCAACCAAGCAGACATCATCCGTTTATTACAAGAGCAGCATAGCGTTGAGCTAGAGAAGAAAAATATTCTGTTAAAGCATCCAATTAAAGAAGTTGGTGTTTCTGAAATTGAACTAAAACTTAAAGAAGGCGTTAGAGCAAGCGTGACTTTAAAGACAGTTCCTGAAAA
- a CDS encoding 30S ribosomal protein S18 (Product derived from UniProtKB/Swiss-Prot:Q6MAT4;Gene name derived from UniProtKB/Swiss-Prot:Q6MAT4): MERKRRPSYESNDFRGKKKKRCPFTASGVKDIDYKDIDTLSKFITERGKILPRRITGVSAYHQKRLAAAIKRARHMALLPFVAEV; encoded by the coding sequence ATGGAAAGAAAAAGAAGACCTTCTTATGAGTCAAATGACTTTAGAGGAAAGAAGAAAAAACGCTGTCCTTTTACAGCATCTGGTGTAAAAGATATCGACTACAAAGATATTGATACTTTGAGCAAATTTATTACTGAAAGAGGAAAAATTCTTCCTCGTCGGATTACTGGGGTCTCTGCTTATCACCAAAAACGTTTAGCAGCAGCCATTAAACGCGCAAGACATATGGCATTGTTGCCGTTTGTTGCTGAAGTTTAA
- a CDS encoding Peptidyl-tRNA hydrolase (Product derived from UniProtKB/Swiss-Prot:B8G3X3;Gene name derived from UniProtKB/Swiss-Prot:B8G3X3;EC number derived from UniProtKB/Swiss-Prot:B8G3X3), which yields MDKQPWIIVGLGNPGGRYEKTRHNIGFMAVDFFAEKKGISFKKDNFCQASLAKSQLDGEEVILIKPLTYMNLSGEAIKKYNAFYKLNLSRLIVIVDDADLPFGELRLKASGSSGGHNGLKSLEYNLGTRDFNRLKVGIGRSNEIALVDYVLQSFSEEEQKALPNILSRITEALTVIMTEPLARAMNKINVKEKKDERREEKPL from the coding sequence ATGGACAAGCAGCCATGGATCATTGTTGGATTAGGTAACCCTGGCGGGAGATATGAAAAAACCCGCCATAATATTGGTTTTATGGCTGTTGACTTTTTTGCGGAGAAAAAAGGAATTTCTTTTAAGAAAGATAATTTCTGTCAGGCGTCTCTTGCAAAAAGCCAACTTGATGGTGAAGAAGTAATTCTTATTAAGCCTCTTACGTACATGAATTTGAGTGGGGAGGCGATAAAAAAGTATAACGCTTTTTATAAGCTCAATTTGAGCCGATTAATTGTAATTGTTGATGATGCTGATCTTCCCTTTGGAGAACTTAGGTTGAAAGCTTCTGGTAGTTCAGGAGGCCATAACGGACTGAAAAGTTTGGAATATAACCTAGGAACAAGAGATTTTAATCGGCTAAAAGTTGGAATCGGAAGATCAAACGAAATTGCTCTAGTAGATTACGTGTTACAATCTTTTTCGGAAGAAGAGCAAAAAGCCCTTCCCAATATTTTGTCACGTATTACTGAGGCTCTTACTGTTATAATGACTGAGCCTTTAGCGAGAGCAATGAATAAAATTAATGTTAAGGAGAAAAAGGATGAAAGAAGAGAAGAAAAACCTTTATGA
- a CDS encoding 30S ribosomal protein S6 (Product derived from UniProtKB/Swiss-Prot:Q6MAT3;Gene name derived from UniProtKB/Swiss-Prot:Q6MAT3) yields the protein MKEEKKNLYEGMYILSATLSDEARNRALDRIQAGITKHEGEIVKIHTQGRKRLAYEIDGHREGYYFLIYFNVKPSAINELWQEYHLNEDLVRFLTLRAEKVMEKIEFKSLVETQ from the coding sequence ATGAAAGAAGAGAAGAAAAACCTTTATGAAGGGATGTATATTCTCAGTGCTACATTAAGTGATGAGGCGCGTAACAGAGCTTTGGATCGTATTCAAGCTGGAATCACAAAACACGAAGGAGAGATTGTGAAAATTCACACTCAAGGTCGTAAACGCTTAGCTTATGAAATTGATGGACATAGAGAAGGTTATTATTTTCTCATTTACTTTAACGTAAAGCCCAGTGCGATTAATGAACTTTGGCAAGAGTACCATTTAAACGAAGATCTCGTTCGTTTTCTTACTTTACGTGCAGAAAAAGTAATGGAAAAAATTGAATTTAAATCTCTTGTTGAAACCCAGTAA